ctccttttgtatctcgatagtccaggggccccactgattgtttagcaggcttcttgcttctgatgtacttaaacattttgttattgccctgttcttcaaactcctttttggcttttcttattacatttttacacttaaattggtagtgtttatgctcctttctatttacctcactaggatttgacttccactttttatctctcactgcttcttttacatgattgttaagccatggtggctctgttttagttcttttactgagttttttaatttggggtatacatttaagttgtgcctctattatggtgtcttttgaaaagtgtccatgcagcttgcagggatttcactctagtccaggcctgcacaacttgtaaagtggcgagggccacattattccaaagaaaacagctgagggccgaaaccccccggccccgcggaaacacccccccccccctccaagcaCCTCCCGGCCCTGCGGAAACACCCCGTtccagcaccgcccagccctgcagaaacataccctccttccccagcgccgccccaccaaaacagctgtgggccaaaaaggaaggttgggggtggggaggtgatacttgattttaaatcaaccaggagCTCctagctgaagaggtggctgggagccctcaggggcaaattaaagggcccggggctccggtggctggggcagggatttaaagggcccagatctcctgccgctgaggggagcccgagTCCTTTAAATCACAGCCCCAGCCCATCTGCTGGAGccacggccgggattcaaagggctctgggctgcccgcagagcgccgtgtgaaggggatttagaatccccccgcgggccgcacagtgaggttccacaggccgcatgttgtgcaggcctgctctagtcACTATACCttctaatttctgtttaactaacctcctcattttagcatagttcccctttctgaaattaaatgccacagtgttgtcctatcctcagaggtaaggagaaaagttttcaagtacataaaaggttgttacaaggaggagggggggaaaaaacttatgtcccctctcagtcttctcttctccacactaaataaacctattttttcaatctttcctcatgttttctagaccgttaatgatttttgttgcacttctctggattttctccaatttgtccacatctttcttgaaatgtggtgcccagaactggacacaatactccagttgaggtggAGCAGAGTgcaagaattacttcttgtgtcttgcttacaacactcctgctaatccaTCCCAGAATTATGTATGTTTGTTTTCTAGCATTGTTTGCGTTGTTGTTTGTAGAGTAGACAGGACCAAATGGTCTAGAACAACAATAAAGGGCTGTCATGGAGGATCTGCAGCAACCACTTGCTGTTTCACAGGAGAGCTTTGTTGACCAAGGAAGGGCAAAGGAGGGTTCAGTTTATGGGTAGGAATTCAGCATAACATATCTCTGAGAAGATCACACCTTCAAAGCTGAGGATGTCTCAGCTCCAGGGCCAAGTGGTCACACCACAGTACTATAAGATCCTGAAGTTGGAACTGAAAGTTCTGTTACACTTTGGCTCTACAGGTCATGATGTCAGAGCTGAGTGATGAAGCCAGCGAATCGGAGCTCCTGAACCGCAGCCTGTCCATGTGGCATGGGGTAGGCCAGATGATGTGTCGAGAAGAGCTGGATGTTCCACTGGACCTACACACAGCATCCTCCATTGGCCAGTATGAGGTGGTGCAGGAGTGTATTCAGCGGTAAGGAATGAGCAGAGCATGACTAACACAGCTTTGTTGTTACTTATGctgataatatttttaaatgacagcagTACAGGGTCAGGCTGCACTGGGACAATGACCCCTTGCCAGTGAACTTCAGTGGTATCAGATCATTTGCTCAGTGTAAAGTGATTTGTGGGCCATGTTTGGGATGGGGAAATTCACCccccaaaattcccactgattcaGCTGAAATGGAGTTAGATCTCATGGGGAGCCACAGTGTAGACAAGTGCCTGACTTGTTTTTAACACTGTTTTTATTTTAACTACAAAGGTAATAAAGATGATTTTGACTACAAGAGACTGTGCTGCAGCTGTGATCAGCTTTAGTATTGGTTCAGCTGATTTCTTTTtacttacttttctttctttttttttttttaagtggggaACTGGATTTAAATAAGAGAAACTGTGGTGGCTGGACCCCGCTGATGTACGCTTCATACATCGGGCACGATACCATCGTGCATCTGCTGCTGGAGGCGGGAGTGAATGTGAACGTCCCGACGCCGGAAGGGCAGACCCCACTCATGCTGGCCTCCAGTTGTGGCAATGAGAGTGTTGCCTACTTCCTCCTCCAGGTGGGTGTTCAGGAATGGCTAAGAAAGCTGGTATTGCAAAATTGAAATGCCTGAGGAGTGGAATCCTCCACCAGTTCTGACAGAGAACTGTAAGCTCAGTGCGCTGCTGTAAATTCAGCTTCCTGACAGGGATTCAAACTTTCTCAGAATCACAGCTCAGAGGGCAATGGCTAACAGACCCAGGAGAGATGCTGCAGTAAAGAACGTTCTGTGTTCTCTTGAAGCAAGGCGCAGAGCTGGAGATGAAGGACATTCATGGCTGGACTGCCCTCTTCCACTGCACCAGTGCTGGACACCAGCAGATGGTCAAATTCTTACTGGACAATGGGGCGAACGCCAACTGCAAGTAAGAGGAAAAATAACTGGTATTTCTTTTCTGTGTCAAGGATTTCCACATGATTTCAAAAGCAAAAGGAACACATTAGCATAAGAAGTGCTCAGAGcataaaggaagaaaatacattccTCCTTTTCCCTTGCAGCTTAAGCATATAAAATGTAATCCACTATCCCTGTGGGCCATGGAGTTAATGTAGTGATCATAGTGCCATGTAAACTGAGAAGTGGAGTCTGCCCACACTGCCACATTTAAACCAATATCACGTGAAATCAAGTTCTGTTTTGGCTGATCTCTGTGAAAGTGAAAGGGCATTACAGCTTGCTCCTGGCCTCAGTTACACTCTGCTGCTGACCCTGTATAACTCAGTTGATGCTCATGCACGGTCGCTTAACATATTGGCTGGCTTCCCATGCTTATGCTTTTAAGAACCTGCCATTGGTAGCATGCACATCAAACAACCTGCAATGGTATGTGTTGGTCGTGCTGTTTCTGTTTCGTTAATGTTTAATGATATTGATTTCCAAAACTGAAAACCTCAGATACTTATTGGTGGAAGGCAGTGtagctctgaagtcagtggagctaaacCAGTTTATACCTGCAAAGGATCTAGCCCCGAAACTCCATTGACAATCTTAATACTTGAAGCAGAATAGCTGACTCTCCTTCCCTAGTTACGGTGGCTTTGCAGGACCCAGAGCAGTAAAATCTTTCTGATCATAACCCTGTTTCCTTAATTTTTCCGGGGGAAGAAATGCTTGTTatgtaaatgcataaaatatTTATCGCAACAAATATGTATGTTCTTGAATTTCTGGCCTAAATTGCATGATACACAAAGAGCCATGTCACAAGAAAAAGATCCTTCCAGGCCCTTATATAACATAGTACTAGCTGTCTATTGGCTTTGGACAGCATATAGGGTAGGACATTAGTGTTCAGTTGAACATCAGCTCATCTTCCTCAGAGTTCTGAATAACTTCTTTTGCATACCAAGGATCAAGCGTAGCTTGAAGTTTATCCCCAGCAAACAAACACAGTTCAGAATTCATGTATATAGAAAATGCATATTAAATACAACCAAAGCAGAGAATGTGATATGCAAGACAGAAATGGGGATGTGTCTGACAGGATTTGACCCCCTCCTGGAATTGCCTTTCCTGATAACTACATTGGTGAAAGAGTGGTGGGGCTTGACCAGGTTTCAGCTGGAGGTGCCCTGGTGGGACATGCTATTTTGTTGGCCCCATCCTGCCTGGGTTAGAGGGATTAaaatagtggttctcaaacttttgtattggtgacccctttcacatagcaatcctctgagtgagacccccgccccccacccttaCAAACTATAAACACTTTTTtgtgtatatttaacaccattataaatgctggaggcaaagcggggtttgggttggaggctgacagctcgtgacaccccctccccccggtaataaccttgtgaccccttgaggggtcctgacccccagtttgagaacccctggattaaaatgacattttagCGGATGTGCCTTCTTGAGTAATATATGGCTTCATGAGCTAAGTACTCTTTTTTTTGGTAATGAATTCAATTTAACTTTGTGCTGGTTAAAGGAGCCAGTTAGACAAGCCCTGGAAATTGAGATCTTTTGCGAAGACTTGGCAAGCTAGGGTGTGGGTTCCGCTTCAGCCTTCAGTGGGCGAGATTTGCTCTTTGGTTATTTTTTCTGTGTGTGACCAGCAAACCATATTGTATCTTTCATTTCACCTGTCCTGAGTCCAACCTacatgagcttttttttttttctcttatccAGGGAGCCTGTGTATGGATATACACCTCTGATGGAAGCAGCTGCCTCTGGCCATGAGATAATTGTCCAGTATCTTCTCAATCATGTAAGTGTCTGCCCAATTCTAAATAAATCCTAGAATCTTTAGGGTCCAGACTTACCCTCAGGAGAACACAGGATTTGAGAGCTCAGGCCTTCCAAAGGGTTATAGTTCCAGGCTGTTGCTCTCCATTACAAGTCCCCTCTGGTGGTAGGTCACAGCCTCATTGAGTAGTTTTCTGGGGTTGAATGCCTATACAGCTGTTATTTAATAAAGCAGAGAGATCCCAAATCCAAACTAACCTTTCTCCACAGCGTGTATCTCCCCTAACAGCCCCTGCATGTTTACAGCATAGAATCTCTGGTCTTTCCTTAAGTGTAATTCGATTTTTCCAAAGGGGATGAAATGCtcctttttctctcctttctaATACATATTTTGTTGCTAAAGAAACCCAAAATAACTTCCAAATTCCCACAGCCTATTTCTGGCTCGCTATGTGCCTCACCCTTTCCCTCATGGTATAATCTATTAAAACTCTAGCCCATTTCCAGGGCAAAATTTCCACCTCTGCTTTCCAGAGGTGGTCTCTGTTGTTTTTTCTCCTTGCAATAGGTGTTGCATTGGACACATCCAATAAATGTAGCCACGGATCCTGTGGTCAGCAGCGTTGGTTCATTCTGGGCACACTGCTGCTGTGGGAGTGTTAGTTAGCTGTAACTTTTagcaaaaaatcttttttttatctGAGATTGGCTAGGAGTTggagccccagcccaggggatTGTGGCTGGGCCGTGATGACTTACACTACATGAGCTCCAGGCTTGCTATGCCTAGGGATAAGCACTTCAAATTTGATAGAAGCTTCAGTTTTTCCAAAATGCAGCAGCATCCTAGCGGTCTGCTCATACACTGGTTCCCCACAGATTATCAGGTCAAGTTCAAAATCTCTGCCCTTCCTCATGCCCCTCCACAGAATTAGCCCAAGACACTTTGAGAGCATGTAATGATGATCGCCCATCTCAGCCGTTTTTCTCAGGAACTAGAAAGCTGTCATTacaaggatgggggtggggcagaagttGGGGCTTTCTCAACAATATGGCTAATTAGACTTCAATGCTTATTAACAGAGGAGACAAGAGACCCCCAAACTCACTGCCTTGAGACCAAAAATTAGCAGCGAAGAAGAGCTCTCAAAATACACAGTGATGGTGGTTCTATTAGGAGCAGTCACAGAACCAGAGTGTGTGTAAAATAACTGTTAAATAAAATTATCTCCTCTTGTTAGACACCATGGTGAGGAACTTCCCCCTTCCCTCTACAGTGTCACCTGCTTTAGAAGTGAAGCCATGCTCTGCTGCACCATGCACCAAGGGCACTGTATGTTTTAATTGCTGGACATGCtgtgctgctctccagctcacAGACTAAGGAACACAGACTGTGCTGCCGTGTTCCCATGCAAACGTCTGTCTGAATCCTCGATCAGATGAAACAATCATGGAATGAATTATGCCTACTCTCCTCTTTCTGTCCATCCTAGGAGAGGAGGTGCAATTTGTTCAATGACTCTCTAACCTGAGTAGGATTGTCCCTATTGTTTTGGATTTGAAACTCTGAGCCAGGCAGGACTAAGCCTGTGGGGCTACCATCCTGATGGGCTTCTGGAATATTGATATAAGTGTTGGTAATGATATTAACACCCCAATAGTTTGAGGTCTGGTCTATGCTACTGCTTCAGTTGATGTAACTTctgtcgctcagaggtgtgaaaaagacaCTCCCCTGAGCAATGCACGTGACAGCGACCTAAGCTCTGTCCACACTGCTACTGtcagtgggagacgctctcccgctgGCATAGCTTCTGCCTTtcgcggaggtggagtaattatgctgataggagagtgctctcctgtcagTATAGCACaccttcaccagacatgctacagTGGTGCTGCTGCGCTGATGTGGCGCCGTAGTGTAGACTTGTCCCTGAAAGGATCTAGACACTCAGGGCAAGTCAGACTATTGAAACAGCCCTTGTTTTTAGCCTTTTTGACTCTCATAAAGCGTGATGTCAGTTAATATCTGATCCACCCCTAGGAGATCCTATCTAGTGCTTTGTAGGCCTGTGTATTCTGCCTAGCAGGCATCTTCCACCTCCATGCTAAAGTTTGAATATTCAGTCCTCTTGGCTTCTAACCATAGTGAGCCCCTTTATAAAAATTTAAATGTAATTTGCATAGTGACTTTGTTCAGCAAAATGAAGTAATGAAGGAATAATCGGCAGCAGATCAAGCAAGATTATGGTGGTGATGCAAAAAAGTGAGATATTGGGCTATTCTGATGAGAGAGCAGACAGCAAATCATTAGGCGCAGTAGCACTGAGAAGAGACTCAGGGAATTTATCCATGGCTCTCAAGGAGCCTTGCACTTCCATTAAAAAGGCAGACAAGAAAAGGGGGATCTTGATGGAATATGAAAGTTCTTTGGTTCCCTTGAATTGTGTGTGTGGTGTCCATTCAGAATACGCACGCCAGAAGTATGTATTGCCTTCCCACAGGGCGTGAAGGTGGATGTGAGAGAGAACACGGGAGCCACAGCACGGGCTCTGGCCATGAAGTATGGACACATGAAGATCGTGGGGCTGATGGACCTACACGCAGCCCCCGTGCCCAAAGTCTTCTGCAGGGGCCCAGGTAACTGAGACACCTCCTTGTATGTGCACGTTGGGGaaggtgcttggggaagaggctgtTGCTGTTTTATAGTGCAGTGGTTGAGTGGCAGTGATACTTCAGGTGTCTGCTGGAAATCCCTCTCCTCTAAACAGCAGTGGAGGCCTGGATGGGTGGGTAGCCCTTGCTGGTGCAAGGGGTGCCTGACAATAAGCTTCTACTCCATTCAACCATTGTTTGCTCACCCTTTGCTTTGCTTCACTGTTTTTCCCACTGCTTTTAAAGGGCCAGTAGCAAATCAAGGATGTAAGTAGCTGGAGCTACTGTGCAGCTAACTGTCTGTGCTTGGACCACAGGAAAATACTGTGAAGATCTGAGCTCCTCAGATGAATCGTGCTCTACTCCCCAGAGACAGAGACCAGTCCGTAAGACCAAGGGCCCCAGTATCCATGAGGGGCCCCAAGCTTTGGCTAAGATAACAGCTGTCGGAATTGCAGGGAAGAAGCAGTCTCGCTGTGGTGAGTGTGGGTTGGGGAATCTAACTATGAGGCTCCTTCATGATCTCGGGTGCCACAGTACTGCTTTGCTGTTACTCCAGCACCAGCACTTCCCTGCTCCTTTAGATTGGGCCTTCCTGCATGGCTCCTACAGCTGCCAGCACTGAGCAAACACCTGTCATTCCAGGGGCAGAAAGCCAGCTCTAAAAACTATCTCCCAGCTGATCCATGATAGGCATGAATTTTTTTACCTATCAGCTGAGAATTTTCTTCAGCATCATCTCAATCTCTGTTTGCTGTCTGGCTCTTGAGATTgccccctcttcccttcccaaGATAGACTCAGGAGTCACAGAGCCATTCACAAACCAGCAGGAGTGTCAGAGGGGATTCAAGACAGGACAAATAGCAGAAATGATTAAACTAATCTCCTAGCTTCAGGGCCAGGTGACCTGTATCTGCCTGAGCACTGAGAAACACTTCCTGTTGCAGTGGAAATTGGTGAGGTCGGCCAGCCATGTGATGGGCAGGGAGAAACATCAGCTGGGTTTAAACATTAACCCCTCAATGACGGTGATAGGCCCGCCTAAATATAGGGTGGATATGAGCTTTGCCCTGTGTTGGGTGCATGGCGTGGAGTGGTGATGACCAGTGAGTCTAGCCAGCTACCTGGTTATCTTGGATGGCCAAGAATATTGATTTGTATTGAAGAAAAAATACCAACCCTCAGATTTCCTTGAGCTTGAACTGACCTTATTTTAATGTTGTTCAGGCTAGTGAGGAAACACACTACTGTCTGGTACTTCCTATTGGTGTAGCCTGAGGCTACTACTGGGAGGTGGCTGTGTtgaaatgctcaaaccaccagcTGCAGAACTTCACAGGGTGCtgcctgtgtgctgtcccagaaACTCAGGGAAGGGAGGAAATACTCCAAGCTTCGTAAGCTGGAGGTGCGTCTGCTGCAAGGCTAGTTATGTGCGAACCTCTTAGATACAGGCATCTGGCTAGAGCATGGTCAGTGACCAGCGTTGATCTTGCCTGCAAAAGGAGCTATTAGGCTTCCACATTCCTGGTAATTTTGTTTGTCGTTCAAAGGGGAATGGAAGctggttattttaaaatgtgatttcttCCCCTGATTGTATCCCTGGATGcttgccagcagctgctgctccccataCTGAAGCCTGTTTGGTAACTTGTATTCTCATCTCTTTGCACACAGAGCAGGTCCCTCCGCAGGGCTACGTTACGTTCAGTGACAATGGCAGCTTTGAAGGGGAGGATCTACGGTTCCGGGATGTCACCTCTCCAATCAACGAGCAAGACGTGGaaagtagcagcagcaggggtAGGGCATGGTCTCAGAGGAGGGTCTAGCTTCCAGTGTGAGTGACCTGGCGTTGAGAACTGCCTCAGAGCTTGCACGTTTCCTTTCTCATCTCCCCACCCCTTAGGTCTGAAGAGCTCCTAGGAAGGCATTTTGCCCGAGATTCAAGCAAGAAAGGGGGCACCCCATCAGTGCACAGGCGTCCTCTGTTGGAATGGCATAGATTCTGTCCTGCCATCCCAGAGGAGAGTGAAGTGCCATgatggaaggaggagaggggTAGAAGGAAAATGAGTGCCATCCATCTGCACTGGCCTTATGTCAGGGACACTGGGAGACCTCTCCTGGGTGCTTAGAGACAAGAACACAGACTTAGCTGGTAACCCCACACCCTAAAACATACACTTGTTACCCATTACTGCAGTCAGTGATACTAAATGGCTATAAATCTGTCCATCAGTGTATTGCACTGAAACTACCTGACACCCACTGGCAGTGGCATGGGGAAGGACGGGTGCCCCTGTTCCAGACATGATACTCTCCACTCATTCCTCAGAGTAACCTCCTAATCTGAGCAGCTGCTGCACGCAGACTCAGGCTGGATGTCTACATGAGGTGAGAAGATCAAGGGGAAGAAGCAGGAACTCATTGTTTTCCTTTCTGCTCCCCTCCAGAAGAGAATGCTTTCTTCACCAACAACTTGGACACcatcaggagcagcagcagcagcagcgagtgtCTGCCCAAAGCCCTGGGGGTCAGCAGTGAGGGCTCCCTGGAGAGCAATGAGGTGGGTCTTTTGTCTCTTCTTGGTCGCTGCCGTTGGTGGAACATGGGAACTCACAAATATGCCAGCCACTTGCCATGACTTTACATCTGCCATGAGACTGTtggatccagggacaggaggggagAACCTCCAGGGTAGAAGGAAACCTGTAAACTCTGTTTAAATGtgttaaggcagtggttctcagccaaggGTAGGTGTATCCCTTGGGTACGCAGAGgccttccgggggtacatcagctcctctagatatttgcctagttttacaacaggctacataaaaagcatgagcaaagtcagtacaaactaaaatttcatacaaacaatgacttgtttgtactgctctatatactatacactgaaatataagtataattatattccaatcaatttattttataattatatggtaaaaatgagaaagtaagaggtttttcagtaataatgtgctgtgaccCTGGGGTATTTTTATCTGATTTTTATAAGCAAGTaattttaagtgaggtaaaacttgacatacgcaagacaaatcagactcctgaaaggggtacagtagtctggaaaggttgagagccactgtgttaGGGGATGGGAAGTTGTCTCATTTGTTGTTGTTCTGAATATCTGAGCACCCTCCCTGCAGAGTGGTTTCCTGATGGGTAGATCAGTAACTCTCCAATCACAGCACTTTCCCTTGTCCCAGGCATTCACTACCCTCCTCACCAGAGAAGGCTCAGACCATGTGACTGTTTGATTCAGGAGCTTTCTTGAAGCCTCTTACAAACAGCGAGGCAGTGAATACAAACAGCAAATTCTTGTCCTGGGATGAAATCCTTTCCATGATCATTTAGCCCCATGGCAGTATAAATAGCCACTTTGTGGCCAACAGCATCCTGACAGGTGCCAGCAGGCTGGCTTGTTTTCTGAAGCAGACTCCCCTCCTTGCACTAGCTGGGCTCTAGCTGGTGATGTCTGTGCCCTTCCATGGTGAGCACTAACATTCACCATGGTTTTAAAGTTCATTCTTTCCCCAATCCCTGAGCCCTTGCTCTGCTTGCGTGTGGCCTGTCCCTAACCCACAGTCTAGAAGGGAAGTCTCTCTCATACCCTAGcacaagggtcggcaacctttcagaagtgctgtgccgagtcttcatttattcactctaatttaaggtttcacgtgccggtaatacattttaacatttttagaaggtctctttctataagtctataatatgtaactaaactattgttgtatataaagtaaataaggtttttaaaatgtttaagaagcttcatttaaaattaaattaaaatgcagaacctctcggactagtggccaggacctgagcagtgtgagtgccactgaaaatcagctcgtgtgccgccttcggcacgcgtgccataggttgcctactcctgcccTAGCACTTGATAACTGTTGAAGGAATTTGGCCAGGTGACTGGATCAGGTCACTTGGATTTGTGGAAGTAGGATGACACCACTGCTTCTAAGGTGGTCCTGGCTTCTACAGGTTGGAGTATGGGGAGGAAGTCTGGACTTGGAATCTGTGTAAGTTACTCAGTGGTTCGAGTAACCACTTGCATTCTTAGACCAGGTTCTGGATTTGGTGTAGGTGTGCTGGATGGGTATGACATTGTTGGGCACTAGGAAGGCTCCCCAGTTCCCTGAGCTGCTGCTTACAGGAATAACTACACGCTATCCTTCTGCTAGTCAGCGGGGTCAATGTTTCTCTGGGCTTGAAAGAATGCAGTACATGATGGCTGCTTTGTGGTGCTGGCGCTCCAAGGATTAGCTCCAAAGCAAGGCCTCTCTATCATAGTGCAGCATTCTGGAGATCCATCAAAGAGAACACTGCCCTGGACTCCAGCCTGGTCATTTGGCTTTCTCAGATAAGGAAGCAATGCtgatccctcctcctcccccagtcggCTTTGATGCCAAACCTCTTGCAGCTTGTTCTAATACTCTTAAAATGGAGAGGCTGCTTTTACAGTGAAACTCCTGCTCGGGCATCACTATTGCTCTGATGGAACATTCCTGATCCAGTGCTTCTAACCTTGGCGCCTTAAACTTTCCTCCCAGCCCGGTGTAATTATTAGAGCAGGTTTTATTACTGTTTGTGTGGTGGTAACACCTAGGAGCCTGCTTatgacccattgtgctaggtgctgtacaaacacagaacaaagacagaCTCTGCCCCAACGAGCTTACAGTCCACATAAGGATTTTAATCCTGCCTGACACAGTTCCGTCCTACCTAAAACCCTCGGCGTGGTGCATTGGGGAATCCTCTCCTTTGCTTGTCTCCCTGAGACTGGAGTCCCTGCAAGTTGCTCTTTGCTCAGGACTTCACCCTGGAAGTCCTCTTTAACAAGTGATTGCTTAGTCTTTACCACTCTCACTTCCGGGCCTCTGCTCCGTTTAGGAAACAGTCTCCAGTTGGGGAATGTGGCTAAGACAGAGTATTCTGTTCCCACCGCAGTCCCTACAATGAGCTTGCCCAGACTCAGAGCCTGGGACTGAAGTAGCTGAGAGCTCCCCCACAGTCCACACCCATGCAGTTCCCCTGTAGTGATTCTGGTGACTCAGCAAGTTTTCCCCCGTTGCCATTAAACAGGCCCCTTCTGTCTCTCCAGGACTCTGACCATGCGGAAAAGCTCTGTAGTCGGAAACAGGCTAAAAGCTACGTAAAGATCAAGACCCGGTACAGCAACAGTGACAGCCAgtggtttcagagcccaggcaaAGCTGGGATGTCTAGTCAGCACTGTATGCTCCCTAACCCAGAGGCCGCCACCTACACAGGACCCCAGGTAAGAGCTGCAAAGAAGAACAGAAAACTCACATGTTCTCACTCCATCACAGACATGTCAGTGCAAAGCTATTGGAGATCCCTCAAAGAGAACGCTGCCCCAAGTCTCCAGCCTGGTCATTTGGCTTTCTCAGATAAGGAAGCAATgctgcctctcccacccccaccccaacccccatccccaagTGGACTTTGACGCTGAACCTCTGCAGCTCATTCTAATACTCCTAAAATGGAGAGGCTGCTTTTGCAGTGAAACTCCTGCTCAAGCATCGCTATTGCTCTGATGGAGCATTCCTGATCACTGCACCTCGGTGCTTCTAACCATGGCTCCTTAAGCTGTCTTCCCAGCCCAGTGTAATTACCAGAGCAGGtgcgacctccgtgacttctgcagtggccagtgtggctaaCCCCAGGGCCACTCAAGCAGCTagccctggggacagccacactAGCCACTGCTGGAGTGGCTCTGCAGCCATCCGCTCGGAGGGCCCCGCATCCAGTTTCACCAGCCGCTGCTAGAGCGGCCTCAGCCCCGGGGCCAGCCACACCGGCTGCAGCTGTAGAGACCCCTGCCAGCTGGCCCTTGGGACCACCCAAGCAGCAGCCAATGCAGCTGCCCCTTGCCCCTAAGATTCAatcaggggtatttatggtataagtcattaACACAGTATCTTTATATTTTACATAATTCAAAACTTCATCCATACCCATTTCATTAGCAGTTCCCTGGCTTTCCCTATCAATCTGGTTAGCAGGACAGGCATACAGTGTACCGCTGGGATATGGTGAATTTCACACAGACGTTCAAAGGT
The nucleotide sequence above comes from Mauremys reevesii isolate NIE-2019 linkage group 10, ASM1616193v1, whole genome shotgun sequence. Encoded proteins:
- the ANKS3 gene encoding ankyrin repeat and SAM domain-containing protein 3 isoform X2 translates to MMSELSDEASESELLNRSLSMWHGVGQMMCREELDVPLDLHTASSIGQYEVVQECIQRGELDLNKRNCGGWTPLMYASYIGHDTIVHLLLEAGVNVNVPTPEGQTPLMLASSCGNESVAYFLLQQGAELEMKDIHGWTALFHCTSAGHQQMVKFLLDNGANANCKEPVYGYTPLMEAAASGHEIIVQYLLNHGVKVDVRENTGATARALAMKYGHMKIVGLMDLHAAPVPKVFCRGPGKYCEDLSSSDESCSTPQRQRPVRKTKGPSIHEGPQALAKITAVGIAGKKQSRCEQVPPQGYVTFSDNGSFEGEDLRFRDVTSPINEQDVESSSSREENAFFTNNLDTIRSSSSSSECLPKALGVSSEGSLESNEDSDHAEKLCSRKQAKSYVKIKTRYSNSDSQWFQSPGKAGMSSQHCMLPNPEAATYTGPQGWISRLWHLFLLFQDLELKSGRFLLHLDLATFLEQIGCLKYLQVFEEQDIDLRIFLTLTESDLKEIGITLFGPKRKMTSAIARWHSNARPPSDALELAYADRLEAEMQEMAIQLHKRCEEVEVMKGQVSQEQELRAVVESCLMERDVAWNDVQIQLREAQAVTRDAGVLLEQMKACQAELCSRLKEGHLAGRMLETKARLGAGEGRWPKGEGLEGWSVSLKSLSLPELSAFLEERVGDIGNALHSVTQNLAQLQASERGKQSWPEP